In one Pseudomonas fitomaticsae genomic region, the following are encoded:
- a CDS encoding PAS domain-containing sensor histidine kinase, with protein MTNEQERVIEDGPGRAGNAVMPAPGIDSIIDSIPAMVAFMTPSGELEQVNRQIMEYIGAPLHELKNWQASETVHPDDLPSVIAAWMHSVSTGTPYENEHRIRRADGVYRWFHVRGLPIRDSAGTITRWCVLQVDIDERRRDKALIASALAEVSASEERLRGIIDAVPGFVWSASPEGNVGFVNQRWCDYTGMSVEQACGDGWTASIHPDDAPGLAVYWQRILQSGNAGEYEARLRRFDGVYRWFLIRAVPQRDDTGRVVRWYGENTDIEDRKRAEVFLAKAQRLSATGTFSWRVSTDEITWSDEVYRILELDPDTPPGFEAIYRRVHPDDISSHREMIKRQRRKGRDFEHEHRLLMPDGTVKYVRLVAHSIAHAPDGFEYIAALQDITQRRLAEEVLSKARSELTHLARVASLGAVTASIAHEVNQPLAGIITNASTCLRMLGADPPNVDGARETARRTIRDGNRAADVINRLRALFSKKSITIEDVNLNDAAREVIAMLLGELQRNGVVLHPQFAETLPLVRGDRVQLQQVILNLIMNAAEAMSAIHGRPRQLIVSTGLGSDESVYLAVKDSGNGVDPQDIERIFNAFYTTKSSGMGVGLSISRSIIERHDGKLWASANDGPGTTFTFAIPHSTDLPQTDNRDLADRTVEND; from the coding sequence ATGACGAACGAGCAAGAGCGCGTCATCGAGGACGGTCCAGGCCGCGCGGGTAACGCGGTCATGCCGGCGCCGGGGATCGACTCGATCATCGACAGCATCCCGGCCATGGTCGCTTTCATGACGCCGTCCGGTGAACTGGAACAGGTCAACCGGCAAATCATGGAGTACATCGGCGCCCCGCTCCATGAACTGAAAAACTGGCAGGCCAGCGAGACCGTGCACCCGGACGACCTGCCCTCGGTCATCGCTGCCTGGATGCACTCGGTCAGTACCGGCACGCCCTATGAGAACGAGCACCGGATTCGCCGCGCCGACGGTGTCTATCGCTGGTTCCATGTGCGCGGCCTGCCGATCAGAGACAGTGCAGGCACCATCACCCGCTGGTGCGTGCTGCAGGTCGATATCGATGAGCGCCGCCGGGACAAGGCCTTGATCGCCAGCGCCCTGGCCGAAGTCAGCGCGTCGGAAGAACGTCTGCGCGGGATCATCGACGCCGTCCCCGGTTTTGTCTGGAGCGCTTCGCCGGAAGGCAACGTCGGCTTCGTCAATCAGCGCTGGTGCGACTACACCGGCATGTCCGTCGAACAAGCCTGCGGTGACGGCTGGACGGCGTCCATCCACCCCGACGACGCACCGGGCCTGGCGGTTTATTGGCAAAGGATTCTGCAATCGGGCAACGCCGGTGAATACGAGGCCCGACTGAGACGCTTCGACGGCGTTTACCGCTGGTTCCTGATCCGCGCCGTGCCCCAGCGCGATGACACGGGGCGGGTCGTGCGCTGGTATGGCGAGAACACCGACATCGAAGACCGCAAACGGGCGGAAGTCTTTCTGGCCAAGGCCCAACGCCTGAGCGCCACCGGTACGTTTTCCTGGCGGGTGAGCACCGACGAGATCACCTGGTCGGACGAGGTCTACCGCATCCTTGAACTGGACCCGGACACCCCGCCCGGCTTCGAGGCGATCTATCGCCGCGTGCATCCGGACGACATCTCCAGCCATCGGGAAATGATCAAGCGCCAACGCCGCAAGGGACGTGACTTCGAACACGAACATCGGCTGCTGATGCCCGACGGCACGGTGAAATACGTGCGGCTGGTGGCGCACTCGATCGCCCATGCGCCGGACGGTTTCGAATACATCGCCGCCCTGCAGGACATCACCCAGCGCCGGCTCGCCGAAGAGGTCTTGAGCAAGGCGCGCTCGGAACTGACGCACCTGGCCAGAGTCGCCAGCCTTGGCGCGGTCACGGCGTCGATAGCCCACGAGGTCAATCAACCGCTGGCCGGCATCATCACCAACGCCAGCACCTGCCTGCGCATGCTCGGCGCCGACCCGCCGAATGTCGATGGCGCCAGGGAAACCGCACGCCGCACCATTCGCGACGGCAATCGCGCCGCCGACGTCATCAACCGATTGCGAGCGTTGTTCTCGAAAAAAAGCATCACCATTGAAGACGTCAATCTGAATGATGCGGCACGGGAAGTCATCGCCATGCTGCTGGGCGAACTGCAACGCAACGGCGTGGTGCTGCATCCACAATTTGCCGAAACCCTGCCGCTGGTCAGGGGCGACCGGGTTCAGCTTCAACAGGTGATCCTCAACCTGATCATGAATGCCGCCGAGGCCATGAGTGCAATCCATGGCCGGCCCCGGCAATTGATCGTCAGCACCGGTCTGGGCTCGGACGAGAGCGTTTACCTGGCGGTGAAGGACAGCGGCAACGGCGTCGATCCGCAGGACATCGAACGCATTTTCAATGCGTTCTACACCACCAAAAGTTCGGGCATGGGGGTCGGTCTGTCCATCAGTCGCTCGATCATCGAGCGCCACGATGGGAAGCTGTGGGCCAGCGCCAATGACGGCCCGGGTACGACGTTTACCTTTGCCATCCCGCATTCGACGGACTTGCCGCAAACCGATAACCGCGACCTCGCCGATCGCACCGTGGAGAATGATTGA
- a CDS encoding response regulator, with protein MGTHLLVSVVDDDESVRESLPDLIKEFGFAVQAFASAQAFLASPYLDLTHCLILDVAMPGMSGPDLQRELLRRDYRIPVIFITAHGDASEQAKLLNSGAVECLFKPFSEAQLLKALSAALPLD; from the coding sequence ATGGGTACGCATTTGCTCGTATCGGTGGTCGATGACGACGAATCGGTTCGTGAATCACTGCCTGACCTGATCAAGGAGTTCGGCTTCGCCGTCCAGGCGTTTGCCTCGGCGCAGGCGTTTCTGGCATCGCCCTATCTGGACCTGACGCACTGCCTGATTCTCGACGTGGCCATGCCCGGCATGTCGGGACCTGATCTGCAACGCGAGCTGCTGCGGCGTGACTATCGCATTCCGGTGATTTTCATCACCGCGCACGGCGACGCCAGCGAACAGGCGAAGCTGCTGAACAGTGGCGCGGTCGAGTGCCTGTTCAAACCGTTCAGCGAAGCCCAATTGCTCAAGGCCCTGAGCGCCGCCCTGCCCCTCGACTGA
- a CDS encoding response regulator transcription factor: MSEVTPVVFVVDDDISVRESLELMIRFAGWQPRLFESAQDFLDAPRALVPSCLVLDINLPDLSGLDLQTALADERHNMPIIFITGYGDIPRTVRALKAGAVEFLTKPFNDEVILSAMADALQSSRVALEGEKNLRSLLEAYKTLTPREQEIMASVVSGRLNKLIAADLNISEITVKAHRGKVMRKMKARSLADLVKMAALITPE; the protein is encoded by the coding sequence ATGAGTGAGGTCACGCCCGTCGTATTCGTTGTCGATGACGACATTTCCGTGCGCGAGTCGCTCGAACTGATGATCCGCTTCGCCGGTTGGCAGCCACGGCTGTTCGAGTCCGCGCAGGATTTTCTCGACGCGCCCCGGGCGCTGGTGCCCAGCTGTCTGGTGCTGGACATCAACCTGCCCGACCTGAGCGGCCTGGATCTGCAGACCGCCCTGGCCGATGAACGCCACAACATGCCGATCATCTTCATCACCGGCTACGGCGATATTCCGCGCACGGTGCGGGCCCTGAAGGCCGGCGCGGTGGAGTTTCTGACCAAACCGTTCAACGACGAGGTGATCCTCAGCGCCATGGCCGATGCGCTGCAAAGCAGTCGCGTGGCGCTGGAGGGAGAAAAGAACCTGCGCTCACTGCTCGAGGCCTACAAGACCCTGACGCCGCGCGAGCAGGAAATCATGGCCTCGGTGGTCAGCGGGCGGTTAAACAAGCTGATTGCCGCCGACCTCAACATCAGCGAAATCACCGTGAAGGCCCATCGCGGCAAAGTGATGCGCAAGATGAAGGCCCGTTCGCTGGCGGACCTGGTGAAAATGGCCGCCCTGATTACGCCGGAGTAG
- a CDS encoding quinone oxidoreductase family protein: MKAVVIQAFGGPEVLTVQDIQLAEPGPGQVLVKVMAAGINFMDTGARRGLGAAWELPLTLGAEGAGVVLASGPQVTEFAVGDRVAWHYVPGSYAEQVIAPVSQLVPLPDDIDFATAASLMMQGLTASNLVDKVHAIQPGDVALVHAAAGGVGLMLTQLIKLLGGKVIGRVSHADKVEAVLAAGADYVVIGRAQNIAGQVMRLTEGQRVNAVYDGTGAEGFADSLEMLDYFGTLALYGPFMNPIPPIDIFSVPRSIKLTYPSVMHYVRNREVLLEKSRQLFAWVSAGKLKAVIGKRYSLDDAQQAHRDIESRNTTGKLIIVP; the protein is encoded by the coding sequence ATGAAAGCAGTGGTTATCCAGGCCTTTGGCGGGCCCGAAGTGTTGACGGTGCAGGACATTCAACTGGCAGAACCGGGGCCCGGGCAAGTCCTGGTCAAGGTCATGGCGGCGGGTATCAATTTCATGGACACCGGTGCCCGACGCGGGCTCGGCGCTGCCTGGGAGCTACCGCTGACGCTGGGTGCAGAAGGCGCCGGCGTCGTCCTGGCCAGCGGCCCGCAGGTGACGGAGTTCGCTGTCGGTGACCGCGTGGCCTGGCATTACGTGCCGGGCAGCTACGCCGAACAGGTGATCGCCCCGGTCAGCCAGTTGGTGCCGCTGCCGGACGATATCGACTTCGCCACCGCCGCCAGCCTGATGATGCAGGGCCTGACCGCCAGCAATCTGGTGGACAAGGTGCACGCGATCCAGCCGGGCGACGTAGCCTTGGTGCATGCGGCGGCGGGGGGCGTGGGGCTGATGCTGACCCAGTTGATCAAGCTGCTGGGCGGCAAGGTCATAGGCCGGGTTTCTCATGCCGACAAGGTCGAGGCGGTGCTCGCGGCGGGGGCGGACTATGTGGTGATCGGGCGAGCGCAAAACATTGCCGGACAGGTCATGCGCCTGACGGAGGGGCAGCGCGTGAATGCCGTGTACGACGGCACGGGCGCGGAAGGCTTCGCCGACTCGCTGGAGATGCTGGATTATTTCGGCACCCTGGCCTTGTACGGGCCGTTCATGAACCCGATCCCGCCGATCGATATCTTCAGCGTGCCGCGCAGCATCAAGCTGACGTATCCCTCGGTCATGCACTACGTGCGCAACCGCGAAGTGCTGCTGGAAAAGTCCCGGCAACTGTTCGCGTGGGTCAGTGCCGGCAAACTGAAAGCCGTGATCGGCAAGCGTTATTCACTGGATGATGCGCAACAGGCCCATCGCGATATCGAGTCGCGCAACACGACGGGCAAGCTGATCATCGTCCCTTGA
- a CDS encoding MFS transporter, which produces MRGETALERLSGTPSTTSQWWVIGLCMLFNVIDGLDVMAMAFTASRVSAEWALSGAQLGLLLSASLVGMALGSLLAAPRADRFGRRPLLLAGLLLSGLSMLLSFWSPDHHVLMLLRLLTGIGTGAVLVGANVLTFEHASPQRRNLAIALQSLAFAMGASLGGVLAHLLNDLMGWRYVFLAGGCITLVAALVGIFWLRESPSFLALEHHTPVAPTSTDTANRPFAPGQWQQTTSLALALFLLMFCFYFVMSWTPALLVDNGFTDQQGARIGMLLALGGMLGALLLGLAANRYGCRRLLSGFLLLNAALLPLMLPATRVPGLATLVAVTLGLMLNGAVAALYVLAPQAFCTSVRTTGVGVVLATGRLGAIISPVVAGFLLDAGWTAQHLFTFFAVSQVLAALLIWRGVKGR; this is translated from the coding sequence ATGCGTGGGGAAACAGCGCTCGAACGCCTGAGCGGCACGCCATCGACCACGTCGCAGTGGTGGGTGATCGGGCTGTGCATGCTGTTCAACGTGATCGACGGGCTGGACGTGATGGCCATGGCCTTCACCGCCAGCCGGGTTTCGGCCGAGTGGGCGTTGAGCGGCGCGCAACTGGGCCTGCTATTGAGCGCAAGTCTGGTCGGGATGGCGCTCGGTTCGCTGCTGGCCGCGCCCAGGGCCGACCGCTTCGGGCGCAGGCCTTTGTTGCTCGCCGGATTGCTGCTCAGCGGCCTGAGCATGTTGCTGTCGTTCTGGAGCCCGGATCATCACGTGTTGATGCTTTTGCGACTACTGACCGGCATCGGCACTGGGGCGGTGCTGGTGGGGGCGAACGTGCTGACGTTCGAACACGCCAGCCCGCAGCGGCGCAATCTGGCAATCGCGTTGCAATCTCTCGCCTTTGCGATGGGCGCCAGCCTCGGCGGGGTGCTGGCTCATTTACTGAATGATTTGATGGGCTGGCGGTATGTCTTTCTGGCCGGGGGTTGCATCACGCTGGTGGCAGCGCTGGTCGGCATTTTTTGGTTGCGAGAATCGCCGTCATTTCTGGCACTCGAACACCACACGCCCGTCGCTCCAACGTCAACTGACACCGCCAACCGACCGTTTGCGCCCGGTCAGTGGCAACAGACCACATCGCTGGCACTGGCACTCTTTCTGCTGATGTTCTGCTTTTACTTCGTGATGAGCTGGACGCCGGCCCTGTTGGTCGACAATGGCTTTACCGACCAACAAGGCGCCCGGATCGGGATGCTGTTGGCGCTGGGTGGCATGCTCGGCGCCCTGCTTCTGGGTCTGGCGGCCAATCGTTACGGCTGCCGACGTTTGTTGTCGGGCTTTCTGCTGCTCAACGCCGCCCTGCTGCCACTGATGCTGCCGGCCACGCGCGTCCCCGGTCTGGCGACACTCGTGGCGGTCACGCTGGGGCTGATGCTCAATGGTGCAGTCGCGGCTCTGTATGTGCTGGCCCCTCAAGCGTTCTGCACGTCGGTCCGTACGACCGGCGTCGGCGTGGTGCTGGCGACGGGGCGTCTGGGGGCGATCATTTCGCCGGTGGTCGCCGGGTTTCTGCTGGATGCCGGATGGACCGCACAACACCTGTTCACGTTTTTCGCCGTTAGCCAGGTGTTGGCGGCCCTGCTGATCTGGCGTGGCGTCAAGGGACGATGA